The DNA segment CACGGGTATCGAATCGCCGCCGCCGGGCTACATCCGGCCGCGAAGTGGCGCGAACTCGAACACGCCGAGAAGCCGCGCTATCGCGCACAGCTCGATCGGATCCAGTATCCCCAGCACCGGAACACGACCGCCGGACTGCACGTCCACGTCGGCGTCGACGACGCGGACAAGGCGACCTGGATCGCGAACGAACTGCGCTGGTTTTTGCCCGTTATGCTCGCGCTGTCGGCCAACTCGCCGTACTGGAACGGCTTCGACACCGGCCTCCAGTCGGCCCGCGCGAAGGTGTTCGAGGCGCTGCCGAACACGGGGATGCCGACGGCGTTCTCGAGCTTCGCGGAGTTCGCCGACTTCGAGCGCCTGATGGTCGAGCAGGGGTCGATCAACGACCGTGGCGAGCTCTGGTACGACGTACGGCCCCACTCCGGCCACGGCACCGTCGAGATACGGACTCCCGACGGACAGACCGACCCCCAGCGTGTGATGGCGTTCGTCGAGTACACACACGCGCTGGTCGAGGACCTCGCGGCCCGCTACGAGGAGAGCGCGGATCCGTGGGCCGCCTATGGGTCGAGTAGCGCGGAACTCCGTTCCGCCGGCCGTTCGAGCGGGCACGGCCCGCGAGAGGGCGAGCACGGTTCGCGGGACGGCGAGGAGGGATACGACCACCGTCGGGAGCTGCTCGACGAGAACAAGTGGCGCGCGATGCGCTACGGCCACGACGCCTCGTTCATCGATCGTGATCGCTCGGGCGTGGTCGATCTGGGCACCGTCGTCGATCGAGAGTGCGACCGTCTCGGAGTCGAGGGGATCCGCGAGCTCTACGAGGGCGAGAGCGGCGCCGATCGCCAGCGCCGGATCCGCGACGAGCGAGGCCTCGACGCGCTGTGTGAGTCGCTCGTCCTGTAGGCGGACCGTAAACAAGTTTTTATGCCGCGTCGCCTTCCGTCCCTCCAGAGAGGACATGTCTGGAGACGACTCGAACGTCGACGACGAGATCCCCGTCGACGTCCACGAAACCGAGGCCGAGCGCGACGCCCGAACGCGAATCGAGGAGGGGGCGGACCGGGCCGTCGAGGAGTTCGACCGGGGGATCGTCGACCTGCTCGCGTGGGTGCTCGACACCGAGACGCGCGCTCGGATCTACGTCTACCTCCGCCAGTACCCCGGCTCGACGAGCGAGGAGGTCGCCGCCGGGACGGGTCTCTACCCCAGTACCGTCCGCGAGGCGCTCGCGGAGCTCCACGATGAGGGGAAGGTCGACCGCGGAAAACGCGAGAACGAGGGCGCGGGCAACAACCCCTACGAGTACACCGCGATCGCGCCGAGCGAACTGGTCGGCGGGATCGTCCACCAGGTCCAGGACGAGCTCAACACAGTGATCAACCTCGATCGGTATCTCGACGAGAGCGACGACGGCGAGCCCGCCGAACCGATCAGCATCACGGTCGACGACGTCGGCATCGAACCGGACGCGGACGGCCCCGCCGAGGACGTCGACGCCGGGGACGCCAGCACCGACGAGAACGAGGAGTAACCCACAGCCGAAGCCACTAAGCCACAGGCTCACATCGCCTTCGACATGCAGGTTGCGCTGGGTGGGACGTTCGATCCGATACACGACGGCCACCGGGCTCTTTTCGAACGCGCCTTCGAGCTGGGTGACGTGACGGTAGGACTAACCAGCGACGACCTCGCCCCGGAGACCCGTCACGAGGACCGCCCCATCCGGCCCTTCGAGGAGCGGCGGTCGCGGCTCGAGGACGAACTCGCGGCGATCGAGGACGACTGTGACCACGACCGGGAGTACGAGATCCGCGAGCTCGACGAGCCGACCGGCATCGCGATCGAACCGCAGTTCGACGCGCTGGTCGTCTCGCCCGAGACGCACGAGGGCGGCGAACGCATCAACGAGCGACGTCGCGAGCGGGGACACGACCCCCTCGAGATCGTCGTCGTCGAGCACCTGCTCGCCGAGGACGGCGGCGTGGTCTCGAGTACGCGGATCATCCGCGGCGAGATCGATGAGCACGGCAACCTCACGCCCGAGCGGGAGGGTCGTGGCGCACGACAGGAGAGCTGAGTTCCGAGTCACCAGGTCGGCGGTTCGAGTCCGGCGCGTTCGAGCAGCGGCTTCCACCGCTGCTGGATCGTCAGCCGGGTGACGCCGACCGCGTCGGCGACGGCGCCCTGTGAGCGCTGGTCGCCCGCGATCAGACTGCCTGCGTAGAGGCTCGCCGCGACCGCCGCGGGCTTCGAGCGGTCGTTCTCCGGGACAGTCGAGAGGAAGAGGTCCTCCGCGTTCGAGCGCGCCTCGCTCCCCAGATCGAGGCTGTCGGCGGCCCGCTGGAGGTCGGTCAGCCACCGTTCGTTCTCCAGGCGATCGCTTGCGCGGTACACGCCGCGAATTGGTCGTCGCCGGAAATAAACCCCCGGACCGGACGACAGCGACGGGTTTTTATCGCGCTCGGCGGGTAGTAATCGGTGCGCGCGGGTTGCCGAGCTAGGCCAAAGGCGCAGCGCTTAGGACGCTGTCCCGTAGGGGTCCGCCGGTTCAAATCCGGTCCCGCGCACTGAGCGAACGAAGTGAGCGAGGGAGCAGGGCCGGTTTGAACCCTGCGAGTCGCAGCCGACGAACGAGCGAAGCGAGTGAGTCGGACCGTCTCGCTCCGGTTCAAATCCGGTCCCGCGCACCTTTTGCTGCACTCCGCTCGCTAGCGCTCGCTCCGCTGGCAAAAGCTGCACCAAAACGCGG comes from the Halalkalicoccus sp. CG83 genome and includes:
- a CDS encoding glutamate--cysteine ligase, with protein sequence METGSAENFARVGTLGIEEEFFVVDESGRPVSGTDDLVYANDPPGVLEDRLDHELFKCVIETQTPVIDSLSEAGDVLREVREALVEYAGEHGYRIAAAGLHPAAKWRELEHAEKPRYRAQLDRIQYPQHRNTTAGLHVHVGVDDADKATWIANELRWFLPVMLALSANSPYWNGFDTGLQSARAKVFEALPNTGMPTAFSSFAEFADFERLMVEQGSINDRGELWYDVRPHSGHGTVEIRTPDGQTDPQRVMAFVEYTHALVEDLAARYEESADPWAAYGSSSAELRSAGRSSGHGPREGEHGSRDGEEGYDHRRELLDENKWRAMRYGHDASFIDRDRSGVVDLGTVVDRECDRLGVEGIRELYEGESGADRQRRIRDERGLDALCESLVL
- a CDS encoding winged helix-turn-helix domain-containing protein, giving the protein MSGDDSNVDDEIPVDVHETEAERDARTRIEEGADRAVEEFDRGIVDLLAWVLDTETRARIYVYLRQYPGSTSEEVAAGTGLYPSTVREALAELHDEGKVDRGKRENEGAGNNPYEYTAIAPSELVGGIVHQVQDELNTVINLDRYLDESDDGEPAEPISITVDDVGIEPDADGPAEDVDAGDASTDENEE
- a CDS encoding phosphopantetheine adenylyltransferase — protein: MQVALGGTFDPIHDGHRALFERAFELGDVTVGLTSDDLAPETRHEDRPIRPFEERRSRLEDELAAIEDDCDHDREYEIRELDEPTGIAIEPQFDALVVSPETHEGGERINERRRERGHDPLEIVVVEHLLAEDGGVVSSTRIIRGEIDEHGNLTPEREGRGARQES
- a CDS encoding transcription initiation factor IIB family protein, whose protein sequence is MYRASDRLENERWLTDLQRAADSLDLGSEARSNAEDLFLSTVPENDRSKPAAVAASLYAGSLIAGDQRSQGAVADAVGVTRLTIQQRWKPLLERAGLEPPTW